A window of Cellulomonas wangleii genomic DNA:
GCTGACCCTGCTGACCGAGCGGCGCCTCGTCCTCGACCTGCCCGCCACCACCCCCGAGCTGCTGCGGCACGTCGCCACCGTCGCCGACCGGCACCCCAAGCTGACGATCGTCCTCGACCACCTCGGCGCCCCGCCCCTCGCCGCGCGCCGCGCCGGTGACACCACCGCGTGGCAGCACTGGACCGCCGCGCTCGAGGTGGCCGCCGAGGCACCGAACGTCGTCGCCAAGCTGGCCGGCCTCGGCCGCGCCGCGGGCCCCGGCTGGACCGTGGACGACGTGCGCCCGGCGGTCGACCACGCGCTCGACGTGCTCGGCCCGGACCGCCTCATGGCCGGCAGCGACTGGCCGACGTCGCTCGACGCCCACGGGTCCTGGCACGAGGTCTGGGGTGGTCTGCGCGCCACGCTCGACGGCCTCGACGACGCCGCGGTCGACCGCGTCATGGGGCGCACCGCGGTCGAGACGTACGGCATCCCGCCGCTCGTCCCCGAGCGCTGAGACACCCGCGTCGCACCGACCACCCCACCGACCGAGCCCACCGACAGCCCCGACCGACCGCCGCAGCGGACGACGACGGAGACGAGCACGTGTCACGCACCCAGGACGTCGTCGAGGACGTCCAGCGCCTGATCCTGGACGGCGTCCTGCGCCCCGGTGACCGGCTCCCGGCCGAGAAGGAGCTCGCGGCCGAGCTGGGGGTCTCCCGCGGGTCGCTGCGCGAGGGCGTGCGCGCCCTCGTCGTCCTGGGGATCCTCGAGGCGCGGCACGGGGACGGCACGTACGTCACCGACCTCGACGCGGCAACGCTGCTCGCGCCGCTGGCCTTCCTCGCCGACCTGCCCGGCGACCAGGGCCCGCTGCACGCCGTGCGCGCCACCCTCGAGACCGAGGCCGCCGGCCTGGCGGCGCTGCACATGACCGACGCGCACCTCGCCAGGGCCCGCGCCGCCCTGGACGACACGGCCCGCGCGCTGGTCGCCACGCGCGCCGACCCCGCCCGCCTGGCGGCCGCGGACCTCGCCTTCCACCGCGCGGTCGCCGACGGGTCCGGCAACACCGTCCTGTCCGCGCTGCTCGCCGCGCTCGCCGGCGGCCACGCGCGGCGGCGCGTCTGGGACGAGCTGCACGACCTGGCCGGGGACCGCACGTTCGAGGACCACGACGCGATCCTCGCGGCCGTCGCCGCACGCGACCCGGACCGCGCGCGCCTGCGGATGGCGATGCACATGGTGATGGTGGAGGACCTGCTCGCGACCGCCAGCGGTGACGGGCCCGCCCCTCGCCGGCGCGCGGCCACCACGGCCTGAGCCCCGCGGCGCGAGCGGGGACCCCGTCAGCCGCCCGAGCCGGTGGGCAGCCCGCAGGCCGCGAGCACGACCTCGTACAGCGCGCCGCGCAGCGTGTCGGAGGCGGCGACGTGGAACACCGGCTGCTCGACACCGTCCACCTCGGTGCGCAGCCCCAGCACCGTGCCCCGCTTGTCCTCCGCGATCGCGTGCAGGTCGCACCGCGCCGGCACGACCGGCAGGACCACGCGGCCGTCGGGCGGCGGGGCCGCGGAGTCCACGTCCACCGCCCAGTCGGGCTCGGCGCCCGGGGACCGCAGCAGCGTCGTCGAGCGCACGGCCGTCAGGCGCACGTGCGGCCCGTCGGGCACGGTCCGCACCAGCAACGTCACGTCCGCGACGACGTCCCCGCCCACCTCCCGCACCGTCAGCTCGTCGGACAGCCGCACGTCCAGGCCCGCCGCGACGGCGGCACGTGCGCAGTCCTCGCCCCGGATGCGGCGCAGGTCGTCGGTCTCGTCGCTGGGGGTCACGACGACCGTCCCGGCGCGGCCGTCGGCGGTGGTGACGTCGAGCGCGACCCGGGCGTCGGGGTCCGCGTCCGGCGCCGCGTCGCACCGGGTGGCGTCCAGCGGCACCGCCAGGCGGCGCAACCGGTCCGCCTCGACGACGCGGTCCTCGTCGGTGGCACCGCCGACGGACGTCCCGGTCAGGCGGGCGCCGGTGACCGTGACGTCCAGCGGGCCGGTGTTGCGCACCTGGAGCTGGACGATGCGCGCCACGCGGTCGGTGCGCGCCTGCGCGACCTCCACCTCGAACGTCACCGCGGCCGGCAGGGTCGCCGCGGGGCGCGCACCGCCCGTGCCGCACGCGGCCGGCACGAGGGCGAGCAGACCGGCCACGACGAGGCCCCCCGACCCCTGCCCGCGCACCCTGCCACCCATGGGTCGAGCGTGGCACCGTGCGGGGCGCGGCGGTAGGCCGCGGTGTCGGCGGACGGACCGACCGGGCGTCCGACCCCTCGTCGCGTCAGGCGGTGCGCTCCGGGGTCGACGCGCGCAGGACGACCTCCGTGGGCACCGTGCGCACCCGCGGCTCGGCGGACCGGTCCGCGAGCGCGAGCTCGGTGGCCAGCCGGCCCACCTCCACGAGCGGCACGCGGACGGTCGTCAGCGGCGGCACCACGTCCCGCAGCGTGAGGATGTCGTCGAACCCCGCGAGCGCGAGGTCCTGCGGCACGCGCACCCCCAGGTCGCGGGCGGCGGCCAGGGCGCCGAGCGCCATGACGTCGTTCACCGCGAACACGACGTCGACGTCGGCAGCCACGGCCAGGAGCTCACGCATGGCCGCCTCGCCGCCCTCGTGCGTGAACTCCCCCGGCACCACGTGCGCGGGGTCCACCGGGGAGCCCAGGTCGGCGAACACGTCCGCGAACGCCTCGCGCCGCTCCCGCGCGGTCAGGTGCGTGAGCGGACCGCCCAGCACGGCCGGACGCCGGTAGCCGCGCGCGTACAGGGCGCGGGCCAGCGCGGCGGCCCCCGCGGCGTTCTCGACGACCACCGTGTCCACGCCCAGCACCGGCTGCCCCACCAGCGCGACCGACCCGCCCGCCGCGGCGTAGTCGGCGAGCGCGGTGCGCATGACCTCGTTCGCGTCCTCGTCGTCGTACCGGCTGCCGGCCACGACCACCGCGCGGGCGCGCTGCCGCTGCAGCAGCCGCACCAGCTCGACCTCGCGCTCGGGCCGGTGCTGCGTGCTCGTCAGGGTGACCTGCAGGTCCGCGGCGTCGGCCGCGCCGGTGACGCCCGCCGCGATCGACGAGAAGTACGGGTCGGTGATGTCGTGCACCACCAGGCCCACCGACGTCGTGCGGCCGCGCGCCATGGCCTGGGCGTTCGCGTCGGGCGTGTACCGCAGGCGCTCCGCGGCGGCGAGGACCCGGTCGCGCAGGTCCGGGCGGACGGTGCGCGTGGCGCTGCCGTTGATGGCCCGCGACGCGGTCGCCAGCGAGACGCCCGCCTCTCGGGCGACGTCGCTCAGGGTCACGCTGGCGGCCATGGTCGAAGGCTAGGGCACGCGTCGGCGTCGCGTGGCCGGTCCTCCGTCCCGCCGCGCGGGGGTGGCGGGACGGCGGGTCAGGCGCCGGCGACCTGCCGGTCCGACCCGGGCGCCGGGGTGGCACGCTCGACGGTCCCGGCCGGGGGCCGGGCGTACGCGGTGCGCGGCAGTCCGTAGGCCAGGTCGACAGCCGTCTCCAGCGCCTCGTCGAGGTCGAGCCGGTGCTCGACGACCAGCCGCGCCAGGTAGCCCGCGTCGATGCGGCGCGCCAGGTCGTGCCGCGCCGGGATCGACAGGAACGCGCGCGTGTCGTCGACGAACCCCGTGGTGTTGGCGAACCCGGCGGTGTCGGTGACCGTCTCGCGGAAGCGCCGCATGCCGTCGGGGGTGTCGAGGAACCACCACGGGGCGCCGAGCCGTACCGCGGGGTAGACCCCCGCGAGGGGCGCCAGCTCCCGGCTGAACGTGTCCTCGTCGAGCGTGAACAGGACCAGCCGCAGGTTCGGGTGGTGCCCGAACGCGGTGAGCAGCGGGCGCAGCGCGCGCACGTACTCGGTGGCCACCGGGATGTCGTAGCCCACGTCGTTGCCACGCACGGCCAGCACGTGCGGGTCGTGGTCGCGCAGGGCACCGGGGTGCAGCTGCATGACCAGGCCGTCCTGCGTCGACATGCGCGCCATCTCGAAGAGCATGTGCGCCGAGAACGCCCGCGCCGCGGCCGCGTCCACGTCGCCGCGCAGCGCTGCCGCGAACACCGCCGCCGCGTCGGTCTCGTCCATGGGCGTCGTGTCGGCCAGCAGGTGGCCGTGGTCGGTCGCCCGCGCACCCGCGTCGACGAACGCCCAGCGACGGGCCTCGAGCGCGCGCAGGTAGTCCCGGTAGGAGCCGATCGTGGTGCCGGCGCGCTCACCGAGCAGCGCGACGTCCTGCGCCCAGCCGGGGCGGTCGACGTGCAGCACGGCGTCCGGGCGGAACGTCGGCACGATCCGCTCGCCCCAGCCGCGGGCGGCGAGCGCCGCGTGGTCGGCGAGGGTCGCGGAGGCCGGGTCGGTGGTCGCGATCGTCTCGATGCCGAAGCGGTCGAGCAGCGCCAGCGGCCGGAAGCCCGGCTCCGCGAGGCGTGCCGCGATCGTGTCGTACGCGGCGTCCGCGGTGGCGGCGGAGAGCCGCTCGGTGACGCCGAGCACGTCGACGAGCACGTGCTCCATCCAGAAGCGCGTCGGCGTGCCGCGGAACAGGTGCCAGTGCGCGGCGAACGTGCGCCAGACCGCGCGGGGGTCCGTCTCGACCGGCCGCCCGTCGAGCCGCGGGACGCCGAGCGCGTCGTGCGGGACGCCCTGGGACACGAGCATCCGCACCAGGTAGTGGTCGGGCACGACGAGCAGCGACGCGGGGTCCCCGAACGGCTCGTCCCGGGACAGCAGGCCGGCGTCGACGTGGCCGTGCATCGAGACGATGGGCAGCGTGCGGGTGGCCTCGAGGATCTGCCGGGCGACGGGCCGCGTGACGGGGTCGGCGGGGAGCGCGCGGTCGGGGTGCAGCACCCAGGGGGCGGCGGGTGCGGTGTCGGGCATCAGGTCCTCCGGCGCGGTCCGCGACGGCGCGGCGGTGCGCCCCACGGTGCGGCCGACAGACGTCGACCGCCTCGATGAATACGTTTGCAGGCTTGACCATGCCACCGTGTCCAGCCTGATGCAAGAACTGCACCCCGTACTTGCCGCGGCCGCGGCCAGCGTGCTGCAATCGCTTTCATCATCTGCTCGTGCGGGCAACCACGCGGAGGAGCATCCATGGCCGTCACGCTGCGCGACGTCGCACGTGCCGCCGGCGTCTCGGCCGCGACCGCGTCGCGCGCGCTGTCCGCGCCGGACCTCGTCTCCCCCGAACGGCGTGAGCTCGTGCGCCGCGTGGCGCGCGAGCTCGGCTACCGCCCCAACCGCGCGGCCCGCGAGCTCATCACCGGACGCAG
This region includes:
- a CDS encoding amidohydrolase family protein, yielding MPYDVVDAHLQVWDPESVHYPWMSQDPSLLHRTYRVRDVGGALDEHHVDGVVLVQSADNRADSEHLLFQALCSPHVLGVVAWVPLDAPDEAATQLDHWRVEPVVGISHHVDREQDPQWLLRDGVDDGLTLLTERRLVLDLPATTPELLRHVATVADRHPKLTIVLDHLGAPPLAARRAGDTTAWQHWTAALEVAAEAPNVVAKLAGLGRAAGPGWTVDDVRPAVDHALDVLGPDRLMAGSDWPTSLDAHGSWHEVWGGLRATLDGLDDAAVDRVMGRTAVETYGIPPLVPER
- the uxaC gene encoding glucuronate isomerase → MPDTAPAAPWVLHPDRALPADPVTRPVARQILEATRTLPIVSMHGHVDAGLLSRDEPFGDPASLLVVPDHYLVRMLVSQGVPHDALGVPRLDGRPVETDPRAVWRTFAAHWHLFRGTPTRFWMEHVLVDVLGVTERLSAATADAAYDTIAARLAEPGFRPLALLDRFGIETIATTDPASATLADHAALAARGWGERIVPTFRPDAVLHVDRPGWAQDVALLGERAGTTIGSYRDYLRALEARRWAFVDAGARATDHGHLLADTTPMDETDAAAVFAAALRGDVDAAAARAFSAHMLFEMARMSTQDGLVMQLHPGALRDHDPHVLAVRGNDVGYDIPVATEYVRALRPLLTAFGHHPNLRLVLFTLDEDTFSRELAPLAGVYPAVRLGAPWWFLDTPDGMRRFRETVTDTAGFANTTGFVDDTRAFLSIPARHDLARRIDAGYLARLVVEHRLDLDEALETAVDLAYGLPRTAYARPPAGTVERATPAPGSDRQVAGA
- a CDS encoding FadR/GntR family transcriptional regulator, with translation MSRTQDVVEDVQRLILDGVLRPGDRLPAEKELAAELGVSRGSLREGVRALVVLGILEARHGDGTYVTDLDAATLLAPLAFLADLPGDQGPLHAVRATLETEAAGLAALHMTDAHLARARAALDDTARALVATRADPARLAAADLAFHRAVADGSGNTVLSALLAALAGGHARRRVWDELHDLAGDRTFEDHDAILAAVAARDPDRARLRMAMHMVMVEDLLATASGDGPAPRRRAATTA
- a CDS encoding LacI family DNA-binding transcriptional regulator, with the translated sequence MAASVTLSDVAREAGVSLATASRAINGSATRTVRPDLRDRVLAAAERLRYTPDANAQAMARGRTTSVGLVVHDITDPYFSSIAAGVTGAADAADLQVTLTSTQHRPEREVELVRLLQRQRARAVVVAGSRYDDEDANEVMRTALADYAAAGGSVALVGQPVLGVDTVVVENAAGAAALARALYARGYRRPAVLGGPLTHLTARERREAFADVFADLGSPVDPAHVVPGEFTHEGGEAAMRELLAVAADVDVVFAVNDVMALGALAAARDLGVRVPQDLALAGFDDILTLRDVVPPLTTVRVPLVEVGRLATELALADRSAEPRVRTVPTEVVLRASTPERTA